A region from the Wansuia hejianensis genome encodes:
- a CDS encoding MGMT family protein, with protein MDFYKRMKVACGRIPEGKVATYGQIALLCGKPRNARQVGYGLRCGLAGDVPAHRMVNARGVLSGAASFEVPGLQKMLLEKEGIQVMITDEGQVVDLKKYGWKNTLREAETLAVEFELLGI; from the coding sequence TTGGATTTTTACAAGAGGATGAAGGTGGCCTGTGGGAGGATTCCGGAAGGGAAGGTGGCTACTTATGGTCAGATTGCCTTGTTGTGTGGAAAACCACGGAATGCCAGGCAGGTGGGGTATGGTCTCAGATGTGGGCTGGCGGGGGATGTGCCCGCTCATCGGATGGTGAATGCAAGAGGGGTATTGAGTGGGGCGGCCTCATTTGAGGTTCCGGGTCTTCAGAAAATGCTTTTGGAAAAAGAAGGGATCCAGGTGATGATTACGGATGAAGGTCAGGTTGTGGATCTGAAAAAGTATGGGTGGAAGAATACGCTGAGGGAAGCGGAGACGCTGGCTGTTGAATTTGAACTGCTGGGTATATAG
- the lpdD gene encoding prenylated flavin chaperone LpdD, whose protein sequence is MSYVISAQVNTGSRFEITATAIPCGKDWNIAVCGGTLHHVGAIAVCYPDSEKTTVNMIALPGHRDDLVAELFAQKISLAFRCHAAASAGIHIDNASKGDIQILIKSSEKCCEELIKKMKQHSSPTDALIHA, encoded by the coding sequence ATGTCATACGTTATTTCAGCACAGGTTAATACAGGAAGCCGGTTTGAAATCACCGCCACCGCAATTCCCTGCGGAAAAGACTGGAACATCGCTGTCTGCGGCGGCACGCTTCATCATGTGGGAGCTATCGCCGTCTGTTATCCCGATTCCGAAAAAACCACAGTCAACATGATCGCCCTGCCCGGCCACAGAGACGATCTGGTGGCAGAATTATTTGCACAAAAAATATCCCTGGCCTTTCGCTGCCACGCGGCAGCCAGCGCAGGGATACATATTGATAACGCCTCGAAGGGAGACATTCAGATTTTAATAAAAAGCAGTGAAAAATGCTGTGAAGAATTAATAAAAAAAATGAAACAACACAGCTCACCTACAGACGCACTTATACACGCCTGA
- a CDS encoding UbiX family flavin prenyltransferase, with product MEKRRIIVGISGASGIPAAVEVLKLLKQQEGYESHLVISDSGKVTITYESSWSVKDIEGLADCVYDTHSIGSAVASGSFRNDGMIIVPCSMKTVAGIANGYSDSLLLRAADVVLKERRKLVLMVRECPFSSIHLENMLKLCNLGVDILPMVMTFYNKPETLEDMVHHMACKCLERFGIEAEGYRRWMEQ from the coding sequence ATGGAGAAAAGAAGAATTATCGTGGGAATCAGCGGGGCGAGTGGTATTCCGGCTGCAGTTGAGGTGCTGAAACTTCTGAAACAGCAGGAGGGATATGAGAGCCATCTGGTGATTTCTGACAGTGGAAAGGTAACGATTACATATGAAAGCAGCTGGAGCGTGAAAGATATTGAAGGGCTGGCGGACTGTGTCTATGATACCCATTCGATTGGAAGCGCGGTTGCCAGCGGGAGCTTCAGGAATGATGGCATGATCATCGTGCCCTGCAGCATGAAGACAGTTGCGGGTATTGCCAACGGATACAGTGATTCGCTGCTCCTGCGGGCGGCGGACGTAGTTCTGAAGGAACGGAGAAAGCTGGTGCTCATGGTCAGGGAATGCCCATTCAGCAGCATTCATCTTGAAAATATGCTGAAGCTCTGTAATCTGGGTGTGGATATCCTGCCCATGGTGATGACTTTTTATAACAAGCCAGAAACACTTGAAGATATGGTTCATCATATGGCCTGCAAGTGCCTGGAGCGTTTCGGGATTGAAGCGGAAGGGTACAGACGGTGGATGGAGCAATAA
- a CDS encoding aldehyde dehydrogenase family protein, whose protein sequence is MKMLIDGCEVDASNGRTIDVTCPVNGSLVGTIPAATEQDMEKALAASVKGQKAWQAIPLREKEQILDRFEELLEENKKEILTVVCKESGSSLRNGLMQIQGLPQLFRGYLETAKRYNGHLMVPGIEAGHDGKTENDMQLVTYEPVGTVLAIVPFNASIMLFAYKAAPALAAGNAVIVKPPTTNPLAVIMICKLLWQAGVPGSTLQVITGNGGEIGDYLSKDPRINAVTLTGSTEVGVHIAEIMAKKLSPCALELGGNDPFIIMEDADLQAAIADGAFWRMNSAGQICISPKRFIVHNSLKEAFTQGVLEFTKTIHMGYDMDYDAEVEKFLNLDFSKMAHAGMIMNPLISERAAKTVEEQIQKTAAQGAKILTGGRRNGCFIEPTVLGDVTRDMDIMKDMEIFGPVLPICGFDTEEEALEIANQSSYGLSGCVWTKDWKKGMRMARAIQSGGVVINGTGTYRNMMHPFGGYKHSGMGREGFMTLGEMMQEKVIIMKDFYRAD, encoded by the coding sequence ATGAAAATGCTCATTGACGGATGCGAAGTGGATGCGTCCAACGGAAGAACAATTGATGTCACCTGTCCCGTAAATGGTTCGCTGGTGGGGACGATCCCTGCGGCGACAGAACAAGATATGGAAAAAGCGCTTGCCGCGTCGGTTAAGGGACAGAAGGCATGGCAGGCGATCCCGCTCAGAGAAAAAGAGCAGATCCTGGACAGGTTTGAAGAACTGCTGGAGGAGAACAAAAAAGAAATTCTGACAGTTGTATGCAAAGAGTCCGGAAGCAGCCTCAGAAACGGGCTGATGCAGATCCAAGGGCTTCCCCAGCTGTTCCGCGGATATCTGGAAACAGCGAAACGATATAATGGACATCTCATGGTGCCTGGCATCGAAGCGGGGCATGACGGGAAAACAGAGAATGATATGCAGCTCGTAACCTATGAGCCGGTAGGGACAGTCCTGGCAATTGTCCCATTTAACGCTTCCATCATGCTGTTTGCATATAAAGCGGCGCCTGCACTTGCGGCTGGAAACGCGGTGATTGTAAAGCCGCCCACGACGAACCCGCTGGCAGTCATAATGATCTGTAAACTGCTGTGGCAGGCCGGCGTCCCGGGCAGCACGCTGCAGGTCATCACGGGAAACGGGGGCGAGATCGGTGATTACCTGTCGAAAGATCCGCGGATTAACGCCGTTACATTGACTGGAAGCACGGAAGTAGGCGTACATATCGCAGAAATCATGGCAAAGAAGCTTTCACCCTGCGCGCTTGAGCTGGGTGGAAATGATCCCTTTATAATTATGGAGGACGCGGACCTTCAGGCGGCCATTGCAGACGGCGCTTTTTGGAGGATGAATTCCGCCGGACAGATCTGCATTTCACCCAAACGGTTTATTGTCCATAATTCCCTGAAAGAAGCATTTACCCAGGGAGTTCTGGAATTTACCAAAACGATTCATATGGGCTATGATATGGATTATGACGCAGAAGTAGAGAAATTCCTGAACCTGGATTTCTCCAAGATGGCACATGCGGGAATGATTATGAATCCGCTGATTTCTGAAAGGGCAGCTAAGACTGTCGAGGAGCAGATTCAGAAGACGGCTGCCCAGGGAGCGAAGATCCTGACAGGCGGCAGAAGGAACGGATGCTTTATAGAGCCCACCGTTCTCGGCGACGTGACCAGAGACATGGATATTATGAAGGATATGGAGATATTCGGGCCGGTACTTCCAATTTGCGGATTTGACACGGAAGAAGAAGCCCTGGAAATCGCGAATCAGAGTAGTTATGGCCTGTCGGGATGCGTATGGACCAAAGACTGGAAAAAGGGCATGCGCATGGCGCGCGCGATACAGTCCGGCGGCGTTGTCATCAACGGAACCGGCACTTACCGCAATATGATGCATCCATTCGGCGGCTATAAGCACAGCGGCATGGGAAGAGAAGGGTTTATGACACTCGGCGAAATGATGCAGGAAAAAGTAATCATCATGAAGGATTTTTACCGCGCTGACTAA
- a CDS encoding iron-containing alcohol dehydrogenase yields MATKRQLEKYRPFGVKGYVYSGSGSISVIGKICNSEGWKKLLLVIDPGVLAAGGADSIIKTVEAAGLEYKIFSEIKPNPLQVDIETIGFPMYQEFGADAIIAVGGGSAMDSAKGIAMMGDSGKTIDELEKILFALDPHVATPWHTFPMICIPTTFGTGSEVIRNAVISDVTGHKLVPMHDCILPAYAIEDPDLMATLPAHVAAATAMDALVQAIESYVSRAATEFSELCALHAIELIGPNIVRYVRNPAEEGPADAICRGAMFAGVSWNCSSIAQIHACNHPITEVLHIAHGDACAILLPWFVEWNGENKREKFWKVYNAMYPLETVAYKDFDLNVLVKKLMKLNYDLNILNNMTMDEYAKSRGIEGGCPDELCDQIIDMQFAGRDLPQYPRKTSDAEMKKALRDVNHGKYIYQPE; encoded by the coding sequence ATGGCAACGAAAAGACAGCTTGAAAAATACAGACCGTTTGGTGTAAAAGGCTATGTGTATTCCGGCAGCGGTTCTATTTCTGTGATCGGTAAGATCTGTAACTCTGAAGGATGGAAAAAACTTTTGCTTGTGATTGACCCCGGCGTTCTCGCGGCGGGCGGCGCGGATTCTATCATTAAAACGGTTGAAGCGGCAGGGCTTGAATATAAGATCTTTTCAGAGATCAAACCGAATCCGCTGCAGGTGGATATCGAGACGATCGGATTCCCGATGTATCAGGAATTTGGAGCAGACGCGATTATTGCAGTGGGCGGCGGTTCAGCCATGGACAGTGCAAAAGGCATTGCAATGATGGGCGACAGCGGCAAGACGATAGATGAGCTGGAAAAAATCCTATTTGCCCTGGATCCCCATGTAGCCACACCCTGGCATACATTCCCGATGATATGTATACCCACCACGTTCGGTACAGGTTCAGAAGTCATCCGCAACGCGGTTATTTCCGACGTCACAGGACACAAGCTGGTTCCCATGCACGACTGCATCCTTCCGGCGTATGCGATTGAAGACCCGGATCTGATGGCGACCCTGCCGGCCCATGTGGCAGCGGCAACGGCTATGGATGCGCTGGTACAGGCAATAGAATCCTATGTAAGCCGCGCTGCAACAGAGTTTTCTGAGCTGTGCGCGCTTCACGCGATCGAACTGATCGGACCGAATATCGTGAGATATGTGCGCAACCCCGCAGAAGAGGGGCCTGCCGACGCTATCTGCCGCGGCGCGATGTTTGCAGGAGTTTCCTGGAACTGTTCCTCTATCGCACAGATTCATGCATGTAATCATCCGATCACAGAAGTTCTGCATATCGCTCACGGCGACGCATGCGCGATCCTGCTTCCCTGGTTCGTGGAATGGAACGGGGAGAATAAGCGGGAGAAATTCTGGAAGGTCTATAATGCAATGTATCCCCTGGAGACGGTTGCGTATAAAGACTTCGACCTGAATGTATTAGTTAAGAAACTGATGAAACTGAACTATGATCTGAACATCCTGAATAACATGACGATGGATGAATACGCAAAATCCCGCGGTATTGAAGGCGGATGCCCGGATGAGCTGTGCGATCAGATCATCGATATGCAGTTTGCGGGCCGGGATCTTCCGCAGTATCCCAGAAAGACATCGGATGCAGAGATGAAGAAGGCGCTGCGTGATGTAAACCATGGAAAATATATCTATCAGCCGGAATGA